The following are from one region of the Nicotiana tomentosiformis chromosome 7, ASM39032v3, whole genome shotgun sequence genome:
- the LOC104084486 gene encoding arogenate dehydrogenase 2, chloroplastic-like, translating into MFSLSSIQSNNIIQTHSSSSLLYNNHHHGHFRHLIISTRPRHHLLFSFRAQNYDVTTTTATNASNPNRIDDNQTILQEISRSSSFLKIEENTSSYSLSNSNKLKIAIIGFGNFGQFIAKAFIQQGHIVLAHSRTDYSPVAKSLNVNFFQDPHDICEQHPDIVVLCTSINSLERVLRSLPIQKLKRNTLFIDVLSVKEFPKNIFLQLLPQEFDILCTHPMFGPTSGKDNWKGLPFMFDKVRIGQQDSRIQRVNNFINIFEKEGCRMVEMSCSEHDKYAAGSQFITHTIGRVLQKLGPETTPINTKGYEKLLNLMENTTADSFDLYYGLFVYNGNSMEVLERLDMALESVKMELFGKVLKKLEKRVEKESRLALPTPITKKIGTLQVEMKKDAIS; encoded by the coding sequence ATGTTTTCCCTTTCATCTATACAATCCAACAATATTATTCAAACTCATTCATCTTCATCCCTACTCTACAACAACCACCACCACGGTCATTTTCGTCATTTGATCATTTCAACTCGACCTCGACACCACTTACTCTTCTCTTTTCGTGCCCAAAATTATGATGTAACCACTACCACCGCCACCAACGCCTCAAATCCAAATCGAATTGATGACAATCAAACCATACTTCAAGAAATTTCTAGATCATCGAGTTTCttgaaaatcgaagaaaatacgTCATCGTATTCTCTTTCCAACTCCAACAAGCTTAAAATAGCTATTATAGGCTTTGGTAACTTTGGACAATTCATTGCCAAGGCTTTTATTCAACAAGGTCACATTGTACTAGCTCATTCTCGTACTGACTATTCCCCCGTAGCAAAATCCCTAAACGTCAACTTTTTCCAAGATCCTCATGACATATGTGAGCAACATCCTGACATCGTCGTACTCTGCACTTCCATTAATTCCCTCGAACGAGTCCTTCGTTCCCTTCCCATCCAAAAGCTTAAGCGTAACACACTTTTCATAGACGTGCTATCCGTCAAAGAATTTCCCAAGAACATTTTTCTTCAATTACTACCTCAAGAATTTGACATTTTATGTACTCATCCTATGTTTGGTCCAACAAGTGGAAAGGACAATTGGAAGGGGCTACCATTTATGTTTGACAAAGTTCGAATTGGACAACAGGATTCTAGGATTCAAAGGGTCAACAATTTCATTAATATTTTCGAAAAAGAAGGTTGTAGGATGGTGGAAATGAGTTGTTCTGAACATGACAAGTATGCTGCTGGCTCACAATTTATTACACATACTATAGGCAGAGTGTTGCAAAAACTAGGACCGGAGACAACACCTATAAATACAAAAGGGTACGAAAAATTGTTGAATTTGATGGAGAATACAACTGCTGATAGCTTTGATTTGTATTATGGTTTGTTTGTGTATAATGGTAATTCTATGGAGGTTTTGGAGAGGTTGGATATGGCTTTGGAGAGTGTAAAAATGGAATTATTTGGGAAAGTTCTTAAGAAGTTGGAGAAGAGGGTGGAAAAGGAAAGTAGGCTGGCTTTACCTACTCCTATTACTAAGAAGATTGGAACTTTGCAAGTTGAAATGAAGAAAGATGCTATTTCTTGA
- the LOC104084488 gene encoding uncharacterized protein isoform X2: MEEPLLTARETGQRGSERWSSYENVGRAGSVIPTTSLAGSEVSVDEIRSAASMSVPYSPYLHAPLISSPQSQSQPQSYEQGIVYQGGYYGAAGEAAGDLRRQVLDDVEVRELLIDHVGHRCCWGSRPARTWKIHAIEDCNVYVGTLETFTEERDTIIEKEPYSTGSIDGKDKGPEMGIWELDLRSEFPVLFVPYKESRLRIPHSETIEKCSGCDGRGNIVCPTCNADQDPGFYKEGQMAQCLTCYGRGLIAHKDGSDTICLKCKGNGKIPCATCESRGLIKCQTCQGGGSLLARKVAVVRWRTLSTRKVNATSGAGSVPDDVFHRAKGVQLCNNQAYQCTPAYFADSYFLNKFSSEVIAERPSIPTTARIICERHTISVVPVTRVTMTDRNRSFSFYIIGNGREVYMKDYYPSRFCWGLCPCLEWLKL, encoded by the exons ATGGAGGAGCCACTGTTGACAG CAAGGGAAACAGGTCAAAGAGGGAGTGAGAGATGGAGTTCTTATGAGAATGTGGGAAGGGCGGGCTCTGTGATCCCTACGACATCCTTGGCCGGATCAGAAGTCAGTGTCGATGAGATTCGGTCTGCTGCTTCTATGTCAGTGCCTTACTCTCCTTATCTCCATGCCCCCTTGATTAGCTCTCCCCAATCCCAATCTCAGCCACAATCTTACG AGCAAGGGATTGTTTATCAAGGTGGGTACTATGGAGCTGCAGGTGAAGCCGCTGGTGATCTAAGGAG GCAAGTGCTAGACGATGTAGAAGTACGAGAGTTGCTTATAGATCATGTTGGCCATCGCTGCTGTTGGGGAAGTCGTCCAGCTCGGACCTGGAAGATTCATGCAATTGAAGATTGCAATGTCTATGTGGGAACGCTAGAAACTTTCACGGAAGAGAGAGATACAATTATAGAGAAGGAGCCATACTCCACTGGCAGCATTGACGGAAAGGACAAGGGGCCTGAAATGGGAATATGGGAGTTGGATTTAAGGTCTGAATTTCCTGTATTGTTTGTGCCTTACAAGGAGTCACGACTGAGAATTCCTCATTCGGAAACTATAGAGAAATGTTCAG GTTGTGATGGTCGTGGAAATATAGTTTGTCCTACTTGCAATGCAGATCAAGATCCAGGGTTTTACAAGGAGGGTCAAATGGCCCAGTGTCTGACTTGCTACGGAAGGGGTCTAATTGCTCATAAGGACGGATCTGACACAAT ATGCCTGAAGTGTAAAGGTAATGGGAAAATTCCTTGTGCGACATGTGAATCTCGTGGCCTGATCAAATGCCAAACATGCCAAGGTGGTGGCTCTCTTTTGGCACGGAAAGTAGCTGTTGTTAGATG GAGGACACTTTCAACCCGGAAAGTAAACGCTACAAGTGGAGCAGGTTCTGTTCCAGATGACGTGTTTCACCGAGCGAAGGGAGTTCAGTTGTGCAATAACCAAGCTTACCAGTGCACTCCAGCCTACTTTGCTGATTCATATTTTCTTAACAAGTTCTCTTCTGAAGTAATTGCAGAGAGGCCTTCTATACCTACTACTGCAAGGATCATATGCGAGCGACACACCATCTCTGTTGTCCCGGTGACTCGCGTGACCATGACTGATCGTAATCGCTCCTTCAGTTTCTATATCATTGGAAATGGAAGAGAGGTTTATATGAAAGACTACTATCCTTCTAGGTTTTGTTGGGGCCTTTGTCCTTGCTTGGAATGGTTGAAACTATAA
- the LOC138896142 gene encoding uncharacterized protein, with protein sequence MAKVLHDNLTKAQARMQVYTDRKRKERNFEAEDWVFLKLQPYRQSSVAVPRNLKLSARYFGPYEVIQKIGSIAYKLRLPEGSKIHHVFHVSQLKKKIIEKVFSTQDPPHCTTDGQILTEPLKILDRHMVKKHNRVVAEVLMQWANLASEEAIWEEYSFLRSQFPYYEP encoded by the coding sequence ATGGCAAAGGTTCTACACGACAATTTAACCAAAGCACAAGCAAGGATGCAGGTGTATACCGATAGGAAGAGAAAAGAGAGGAACTTTGAAGCAGaggattgggtgttcttgaaacTACAGCCGTATCGACAGTCTTCTGTTGCAGTCCCAAGGAATTTGAAGCTATCTGCTCGTTATTTCGGACCCTATGAGGTGATTCAAAAGATTGGATCAATCGCGTACAAACTCCGCTTGCCAGAGGGATCCAAAATACACCATGTTTTCCATGTGTCTCAACTGAAAAAGAAAAtcatagaaaaagtattttccaCTCAAGATCCTCCACATTGCACAACAGATGGTCAGATATTGACAGAACCCTTGAAAATTCTGGACCGACATATGGTGAAGAAGCATAATAGAGTTGTGGCCGAAGTACTGATGCAATGGGCAAACTTAGCTAGTGAGGAAGCAATATGGGAGGAATACTCATTCCTGAGAAGTCAATTTCCATACTATGAACCTTGA
- the LOC104084489 gene encoding uncharacterized protein: MAANDQESRVPLKLLVDDKKNRVIAAESNRDFVDILFSFLTFPIGTIIRLTNSQPMSKISPISTCMNNLYRSVENLSVKHLYSENCKSVLLNPRNPCNEDCFKLKVNIDDSVSNKYFKCSKEHCSLKSWLVNVKCYCGGRTTKEIFSDIRNPTNDYYGVFLMGGIEFIISDDLRVLPGSPSSLVKLLSDDLGYSHMNQIREMSVEVGKEEILRLLTCSLISKSPLTEVFLNKKANIVDNNIMPEPRISPLFPSEFQYTRNSWKINLKLILSKSRNKILYAEANDSFVDFLFSFLTFPIGSVIRVLNGISGLGCIDNLYKSVTDLESKWFPYCQDRLLNPGVAPRHRCQNQLLPISVEIDDHSLLDPRCTSGGTSDIGRLTLSPSLFIVSDDLVVRPMCSTTSFGLLKELNVPLCDIEEQVIFIDKAEARLLLQAAFIGSSSALTLALSSFLNKPKQEKD; this comes from the exons ATGGCTGCTAATGATCAAGAATCCAGAGTTCCCTTGAAACTTTTGGTAGATGACAAGAAAAATAGAGTTATTGCTGCTGAATCCAACAGGGATTTTGTGGATATATTATTCAGTTTTCTCACCTTTCCAATTGGAACAATAATCAGATTAACCAACAGCCAGCCAATGTCAAAGATAAGTCCAATTTCTACTTGTATGAACAATTTATACCGAAGTGTTGAAAATCTTAGTGTAAAGCATCTTTATTCAGAAAATTGTAAGTCAGTCCTTTTAAATCCAAGAAATCCATGCAATGAAGATTGCTTCAAGTTGAAAGTGAACATAGACGATTCAGTTtcaaacaagtacttcaaatgctctAAAGAGCATTGCTCATTAAAGAGCTGGTTAGTCAATGTTAAATGTTATTGTGGAGGGAGGACAACTAAGGAGATATTTTCAGATATAAGAAATCCAACAAATGATTATTATGGTGTTTTTCTTATGGGTGGAATAGAGTTTATAATCAGTGATGATTTAAGAGTGTTGCCTGGTTCTCCAAGTTCTCTTGTAAAACTGCTTTCTGATGATCTTGGCTACAGCCACATGAATCAGATAAGAGAGATGTCTGTGGAAGTTGGCAAGGAGGAG ATATTAAGACTTCTCACTTGTTCATTGATCTCAAAATCTCCCTTGACTGAGGTGTTTCTGAACAAGAAAGCTAATATAGTTGACAACAACATCATGCCTGAGCCAAGAATTTCACCACTGTTTCCTAGTGAATTCCAGTACACCAGAAACTCCTGGAAAATAAATCTGAAGCTAATATTAAGCAAATCTAGAAACAAGATACTGTATGCTGAAGCAAATGATTCATTCGTCGATTTTCTCTTCAGTTTCCTCACTTTTCCTATTGGATCAGTGATCCGTGTTCTAAATGGAATTTCTGGACTTGGATGCATAGACAACTTGTACAAAAGTGTGACAGATTTGGAGTCAAAATGGTTTCCTTATTGTCAAGACAGATTACTCAACCCCGGTGTCGCACCAAGACATAGATGCCAGAATCAGTTGCTTCCGATTTCTGTGGAAATCGACGATCATAGCCTTTTAGACCCCAGGTGCACAAGTGGTGGCACAAGTGATATTGGCAGATTAACACTGTCACCATCCTTGTTTATTGTTTCGGACGATTTGGTAGTCAGGCCTATGTGTTCTACAACAAGTTTTGGCTTACTCAAAGAACTAAATGTACCCTTGTGCGACATTGAAGAGCAAGTGATCTTCATTGATAAGGCAGAG GCACGGCTCTTGCTGCAGGCAGCTTTTATCGGGTCATCATCTGCTTTGACACTTGCCTTGAGCTCTTTCTTGAATAAACCTAAACAAGAGAAGGACTAA
- the LOC138896141 gene encoding uncharacterized protein — translation MGNGEKKYEGKVSSLMLWKEQLSLIGGGKKRERVYIEKLGVKWVGKKDGSQFQSMQKFTNEDPLVPAADMLDNEKFMIVEAWKQADFLCKCYILSSLEDDLYNVYSAMNTSKELWDALEKKYKTEDTCLKTFVVAKFLDYKMIDSKNLPSSWRDFKNYLKHKRQEMKLKDLVIRLKIEEDNKTTRKKSRGNSTIMGVNIVEKTALKTPDCRLPKKDKKKGHANIVEKNDDIDDLRAMLSKCNLVENLKEWRIDSKATQHVCAVKEAFTTYSTIGPEEELFLGKYYNS, via the exons atgggaaatggagagaaGAAATATGAAGGGAAAGTGAGCTCCCTTATGCTTTGGAAAGAGCAATTGTCCCTcattggtggtggaaagaaaagGGAACGTGTTTATATTGAGAAActtggtgttaaatgggttggaaagaag GATGGCAGCCAATTTCAAAGTATGCAAAAATTCACCAATGAAGACCCTCTAGTGCCTGCCGCCGACATGCTAGACAATGAGAAgtttatgattgttgaggcgtggaaacaagcagattttctttgcaaatgctACATCTTAAGTTCTttggaggatgacttgtacaatgtctacagtgctatgaatacttcgaaagaattatgggacgcacttgagaagaagtacaagactgaagatacATGCTTGAAAACgtttgtggttgccaagtttctagactataaaatgatagacagcaaaaac ttgccttcttcgtggagagatttcaaaaactaTCTAAAGCACAAGCGCCaagaaatgaagttgaaagatcttgtgattcgtctcaagattgaggaagataacaaaacaaccaggaagaagtctcgtggaaattcaacgattatGGGAGTTAATATCGTTGAGAAAACTGCTCTAAAAA cccctgattgtcgtctcccaaaAAAGGACAAGAAAaagggacatgccaacatagtggagaagaacgatgacattgatgatctgcgTGCAATGCTTTCGAAATGCAACttagttgaaaatttgaaggagtGGAGGATTGACTCTAAAGCCACTcaacatgtttgtgctgtcaaagaaGCATTTACGACTTACTCTACTattggtcccgaagaagagcttttcCTTGGGAAATACTATAACAGCTAA
- the LOC104084488 gene encoding uncharacterized protein isoform X1 has protein sequence MEEPLLTARETGQRGSERWSSYENVGRAGSVIPTTSLAGSEVSVDEIRSAASMSVPYSPYLHAPLISSPQSQSQPQSYAEQGIVYQGGYYGAAGEAAGDLRRQVLDDVEVRELLIDHVGHRCCWGSRPARTWKIHAIEDCNVYVGTLETFTEERDTIIEKEPYSTGSIDGKDKGPEMGIWELDLRSEFPVLFVPYKESRLRIPHSETIEKCSGCDGRGNIVCPTCNADQDPGFYKEGQMAQCLTCYGRGLIAHKDGSDTICLKCKGNGKIPCATCESRGLIKCQTCQGGGSLLARKVAVVRWRTLSTRKVNATSGAGSVPDDVFHRAKGVQLCNNQAYQCTPAYFADSYFLNKFSSEVIAERPSIPTTARIICERHTISVVPVTRVTMTDRNRSFSFYIIGNGREVYMKDYYPSRFCWGLCPCLEWLKL, from the exons ATGGAGGAGCCACTGTTGACAG CAAGGGAAACAGGTCAAAGAGGGAGTGAGAGATGGAGTTCTTATGAGAATGTGGGAAGGGCGGGCTCTGTGATCCCTACGACATCCTTGGCCGGATCAGAAGTCAGTGTCGATGAGATTCGGTCTGCTGCTTCTATGTCAGTGCCTTACTCTCCTTATCTCCATGCCCCCTTGATTAGCTCTCCCCAATCCCAATCTCAGCCACAATCTTACG CAGAGCAAGGGATTGTTTATCAAGGTGGGTACTATGGAGCTGCAGGTGAAGCCGCTGGTGATCTAAGGAG GCAAGTGCTAGACGATGTAGAAGTACGAGAGTTGCTTATAGATCATGTTGGCCATCGCTGCTGTTGGGGAAGTCGTCCAGCTCGGACCTGGAAGATTCATGCAATTGAAGATTGCAATGTCTATGTGGGAACGCTAGAAACTTTCACGGAAGAGAGAGATACAATTATAGAGAAGGAGCCATACTCCACTGGCAGCATTGACGGAAAGGACAAGGGGCCTGAAATGGGAATATGGGAGTTGGATTTAAGGTCTGAATTTCCTGTATTGTTTGTGCCTTACAAGGAGTCACGACTGAGAATTCCTCATTCGGAAACTATAGAGAAATGTTCAG GTTGTGATGGTCGTGGAAATATAGTTTGTCCTACTTGCAATGCAGATCAAGATCCAGGGTTTTACAAGGAGGGTCAAATGGCCCAGTGTCTGACTTGCTACGGAAGGGGTCTAATTGCTCATAAGGACGGATCTGACACAAT ATGCCTGAAGTGTAAAGGTAATGGGAAAATTCCTTGTGCGACATGTGAATCTCGTGGCCTGATCAAATGCCAAACATGCCAAGGTGGTGGCTCTCTTTTGGCACGGAAAGTAGCTGTTGTTAGATG GAGGACACTTTCAACCCGGAAAGTAAACGCTACAAGTGGAGCAGGTTCTGTTCCAGATGACGTGTTTCACCGAGCGAAGGGAGTTCAGTTGTGCAATAACCAAGCTTACCAGTGCACTCCAGCCTACTTTGCTGATTCATATTTTCTTAACAAGTTCTCTTCTGAAGTAATTGCAGAGAGGCCTTCTATACCTACTACTGCAAGGATCATATGCGAGCGACACACCATCTCTGTTGTCCCGGTGACTCGCGTGACCATGACTGATCGTAATCGCTCCTTCAGTTTCTATATCATTGGAAATGGAAGAGAGGTTTATATGAAAGACTACTATCCTTCTAGGTTTTGTTGGGGCCTTTGTCCTTGCTTGGAATGGTTGAAACTATAA
- the LOC104084488 gene encoding uncharacterized protein isoform X3, with product MEEPLLTEQGIVYQGGYYGAAGEAAGDLRRQVLDDVEVRELLIDHVGHRCCWGSRPARTWKIHAIEDCNVYVGTLETFTEERDTIIEKEPYSTGSIDGKDKGPEMGIWELDLRSEFPVLFVPYKESRLRIPHSETIEKCSGCDGRGNIVCPTCNADQDPGFYKEGQMAQCLTCYGRGLIAHKDGSDTICLKCKGNGKIPCATCESRGLIKCQTCQGGGSLLARKVAVVRWRTLSTRKVNATSGAGSVPDDVFHRAKGVQLCNNQAYQCTPAYFADSYFLNKFSSEVIAERPSIPTTARIICERHTISVVPVTRVTMTDRNRSFSFYIIGNGREVYMKDYYPSRFCWGLCPCLEWLKL from the exons ATGGAGGAGCCACTGTTGACAG AGCAAGGGATTGTTTATCAAGGTGGGTACTATGGAGCTGCAGGTGAAGCCGCTGGTGATCTAAGGAG GCAAGTGCTAGACGATGTAGAAGTACGAGAGTTGCTTATAGATCATGTTGGCCATCGCTGCTGTTGGGGAAGTCGTCCAGCTCGGACCTGGAAGATTCATGCAATTGAAGATTGCAATGTCTATGTGGGAACGCTAGAAACTTTCACGGAAGAGAGAGATACAATTATAGAGAAGGAGCCATACTCCACTGGCAGCATTGACGGAAAGGACAAGGGGCCTGAAATGGGAATATGGGAGTTGGATTTAAGGTCTGAATTTCCTGTATTGTTTGTGCCTTACAAGGAGTCACGACTGAGAATTCCTCATTCGGAAACTATAGAGAAATGTTCAG GTTGTGATGGTCGTGGAAATATAGTTTGTCCTACTTGCAATGCAGATCAAGATCCAGGGTTTTACAAGGAGGGTCAAATGGCCCAGTGTCTGACTTGCTACGGAAGGGGTCTAATTGCTCATAAGGACGGATCTGACACAAT ATGCCTGAAGTGTAAAGGTAATGGGAAAATTCCTTGTGCGACATGTGAATCTCGTGGCCTGATCAAATGCCAAACATGCCAAGGTGGTGGCTCTCTTTTGGCACGGAAAGTAGCTGTTGTTAGATG GAGGACACTTTCAACCCGGAAAGTAAACGCTACAAGTGGAGCAGGTTCTGTTCCAGATGACGTGTTTCACCGAGCGAAGGGAGTTCAGTTGTGCAATAACCAAGCTTACCAGTGCACTCCAGCCTACTTTGCTGATTCATATTTTCTTAACAAGTTCTCTTCTGAAGTAATTGCAGAGAGGCCTTCTATACCTACTACTGCAAGGATCATATGCGAGCGACACACCATCTCTGTTGTCCCGGTGACTCGCGTGACCATGACTGATCGTAATCGCTCCTTCAGTTTCTATATCATTGGAAATGGAAGAGAGGTTTATATGAAAGACTACTATCCTTCTAGGTTTTGTTGGGGCCTTTGTCCTTGCTTGGAATGGTTGAAACTATAA